The Candidatus Bathyarchaeia archaeon DNA segment AATCTTGACCTCTTTGGCTATGCGATGTGCACGTTCAACATGGTCGAAGGATTTCTTAGAAGGGTCCAAAACGTCGAAGATGTCATCAACTTTTGACGTGATTCTTCGGTTTAAGTGTTCCAAACCCGCTGGAGAGTCGATTAGAACATACTTGTAATTTTTGGTTAATGATTCTAATGCTCCCTTTAGGGCTGCGTTGGGCAGGCAATAGCATCCTTCAACCCACTTCGTTCCAAGCGCTATAAAATCGAAATAGTCACCCTCGAACAGGCCATACGACCAAATTCTATTTTCAATCCTTTCAGTAGGCGCAACACCAATTGTGGTTCCGCCTTGCTCCAAAAAAGTTTCAACCAGCAATTCCGAAATTGTCTTTTTACCCGCATCTTTCAGGTCTACGCCTAACATTTCGCCCAAGTTTTGGTCTGGGTCAGCATCAACAAGTAACAAGGGTGATTCGCCGATTTCCATGAAATATTTTGCCAT contains these protein-coding regions:
- a CDS encoding AAA family ATPase, whose translation is MLVTIGRGGTGKTSFVALMAKYFMEIGESPLLLVDADPDQNLGEMLGVDLKDAGKKTISELLVETFLEQGGTTIGVAPTERIENRIWSYGLFEGDYFDFIALGTKWVEGCYCLPNAALKGALESLTKNYKYVLIDSPAGLEHLNRRITSKVDDIFDVLDPSKKSFDHVERAHRIAKEVKIDFRNFYVVGGFRFPESLAGNAEKTLKHKFLGKIAFDEAVEEHVLAGKSLLALPSNSPAYVSVKKIMENAGYVKS